In a single window of the Acetivibrio clariflavus DSM 19732 genome:
- a CDS encoding sensor histidine kinase, with translation MRISIKIKHSIFLALLLSLTVFALSILVLKGVKNEHVMQYEEILASYGKTANLYINERYFSKGLDSYKQFLEENGKELADYINRLINRPVIIYDIDGNIVGSTLPAKSETETSGAISYALEGKIAYMVEGNLLYYFTPLIIRNEQAGVIQISYSLKQYEDYYNKIRHIFIVVGTAVLIFGFIVAVMYFNSFSNGILKLKNYSDIIKNGNYQIPVLKRRDELGELSEGIYYMSCRIRDNIENMRQEERKLKLAVEKLSKLEKEQKRFIGNITHEFKTPLTSIKAYLDLISMYPEDANLLEQAREVIGKETLRLESMVDKVLHLSALEKYDFELNKEKVEISELIETICSNMKGRMEKLGIRLEMQLEKAYVLADRESMNHILVNVLDNAIKYNTDQGRIFVRCFKQGDNVHIEVENTGGYIPEEERKKIFEPFYRLDKNRSRQTGGTGLGLALVKELVIKQGGTIEVKDSDKVKTTFLIVFPLDENTCTRDENGNII, from the coding sequence ATGAGGATTAGTATAAAGATTAAACACAGCATATTTTTGGCATTGCTTTTGTCATTAACGGTCTTTGCTTTAAGCATTCTTGTGCTAAAAGGTGTTAAGAATGAGCATGTGATGCAGTATGAAGAAATTTTGGCCTCCTATGGAAAAACGGCAAACTTGTATATAAATGAACGGTATTTTTCCAAAGGCTTGGACTCCTATAAGCAATTTTTAGAAGAGAACGGGAAAGAACTGGCGGATTACATAAACCGCTTAATCAACAGGCCGGTTATTATATATGATATTGACGGTAACATAGTGGGTTCAACTCTTCCGGCTAAATCCGAAACTGAAACAAGTGGTGCCATTTCCTATGCCCTTGAGGGAAAGATTGCTTACATGGTTGAGGGGAATCTGTTATATTATTTCACACCGCTGATTATTCGAAATGAACAGGCCGGAGTAATTCAAATTTCCTATTCTTTAAAGCAATATGAGGATTATTATAATAAAATCAGACATATTTTTATAGTTGTCGGTACAGCAGTATTAATCTTTGGTTTTATTGTTGCTGTTATGTATTTCAACTCTTTTTCCAATGGTATTTTGAAACTCAAAAACTATTCTGATATAATAAAGAACGGAAACTATCAGATTCCTGTTTTAAAGAGAAGAGACGAACTAGGGGAATTAAGTGAAGGTATATATTACATGAGCTGCCGAATACGTGACAATATTGAGAACATGAGGCAGGAAGAAAGAAAACTGAAATTGGCAGTGGAAAAATTATCGAAGCTTGAGAAAGAACAAAAACGCTTTATAGGCAACATTACCCACGAATTTAAAACTCCTCTTACCTCAATAAAAGCGTATTTGGATTTGATTTCAATGTATCCTGAGGATGCAAATCTTCTGGAACAGGCCAGGGAGGTTATTGGAAAAGAAACCCTGCGGTTGGAGAGTATGGTTGATAAAGTTCTGCATTTATCAGCCCTTGAAAAATATGATTTTGAACTGAATAAGGAGAAAGTTGAAATAAGTGAATTGATTGAGACAATTTGCAGTAATATGAAAGGACGAATGGAAAAACTTGGCATACGTCTCGAAATGCAGCTGGAAAAAGCATATGTATTGGCAGACAGGGAAAGTATGAATCATATACTGGTTAATGTACTGGATAATGCAATAAAGTATAACACAGATCAGGGGCGAATATTCGTCAGGTGCTTTAAACAGGGGGACAATGTCCATATTGAAGTGGAAAACACAGGCGGTTATATACCGGAAGAGGAAAGAAAAAAGATTTTTGAACCCTTTTACCGATTGGACAAGAATAGATCAAGGCAGACCGGTGGCACAGGATTAGGGCTTGCACTGGTGAAGGAACTGGTAATAAAGCAGGGGGGTACAATAGAAGTAAAAGATTCCGACAAAGTTAAAACTACATTTCTTATTGTCTTCCCGTTAGATGAAAATACCTGTACAAGAGATGAAAACGGTAATATTATCTGA
- a CDS encoding response regulator transcription factor, whose amino-acid sequence MADKILVVDDEVNIADAIAYALRREGYNVEVAYDGKNALSIFQGFNPALMILDVMMPEMSGFDLMRKIKDSNKVGIILLTAKNDIVDKVLGLELGADDYVTKPFDMRELMARVKSLLRRINATAEETKHCMDIVIQDLQVLYESRKVSVGKKVLDLTPKEFDLLFLLLSNIDRVFTRDELLDRIWGMDYAGGTRTVDIHVQRLRKKLGNYQDIITTVHGVGYKATKEYYED is encoded by the coding sequence ATGGCAGATAAAATTCTTGTAGTGGATGATGAAGTTAATATAGCCGATGCCATAGCTTATGCTTTAAGAAGAGAAGGATATAATGTTGAAGTGGCTTATGACGGAAAAAATGCTCTTTCAATATTCCAGGGTTTTAATCCAGCTTTGATGATTCTGGATGTAATGATGCCCGAAATGAGTGGGTTCGATTTAATGAGGAAGATAAAGGACAGCAATAAAGTCGGAATTATTTTGCTTACAGCGAAGAACGATATAGTGGACAAAGTTTTGGGGCTTGAATTGGGAGCAGATGATTATGTTACAAAGCCCTTTGATATGAGAGAACTTATGGCAAGGGTAAAATCACTTTTAAGACGGATAAATGCGACTGCTGAAGAAACTAAACATTGCATGGATATAGTTATACAGGATTTGCAGGTACTTTACGAAAGCAGAAAAGTAAGTGTCGGTAAAAAAGTGCTGGATTTGACACCTAAGGAATTTGACCTGCTGTTTTTGCTGCTTTCCAATATAGACAGGGTTTTTACAAGGGATGAACTTCTAGACAGAATTTGGGGCATGGACTATGCCGGAGGTACAAGAACTGTCGATATTCATGTTCAACGATTGAGAAAGAAACTGGGGAACTACCAGGATATTATTACTACTGTGCACGGTGTGGGTTATAAAGCCACAAAGGAGTATTATGAGGATTAG
- a CDS encoding tetratricopeptide repeat protein, producing the protein MGYGINTEAYKIRKQVQHFIRLGRYEKAKAIASNLITEYPDYPYAYYDMSVCEYYFGRIDNAIELCQKSLEHGMRPLAVYILMMLYHNEKGDYDSVDLYYDNISKISTSEADVKALYGYSLWKRGRKEEGIKMVEEAFSEDSTDPIILKYLLITAKRKKDKNQLKELIRIYMNTGASERSKLQFAGRAEAYMGNWREAKENYRKVLGIDPMNEEAKLFFTMLEVEKAIVKMGGFVLLLAVSLYLRFSDGRILKYFSIIPVLAYLTFVIVYIKKKRTLF; encoded by the coding sequence ATGGGATATGGAATAAACACAGAAGCCTATAAAATCAGGAAGCAAGTGCAACATTTTATCAGACTTGGGCGTTATGAAAAGGCTAAGGCAATTGCCTCGAATTTGATAACAGAATATCCTGATTATCCCTATGCTTATTATGATATGTCTGTATGTGAATATTATTTTGGTAGAATTGACAATGCCATTGAGTTGTGTCAAAAGTCACTGGAACATGGTATGAGGCCGTTAGCGGTATACATACTGATGATGCTTTATCACAATGAAAAAGGCGATTATGATAGTGTGGATCTGTATTACGACAACATAAGCAAAATAAGTACAAGTGAAGCAGATGTAAAGGCTTTGTATGGATATTCTCTATGGAAAAGAGGAAGAAAAGAAGAGGGCATAAAGATGGTAGAAGAAGCCTTCAGCGAAGACAGTACTGATCCTATAATACTTAAATATTTACTGATCACTGCAAAAAGAAAAAAAGACAAAAATCAATTGAAAGAATTAATTCGAATATATATGAATACCGGAGCTTCTGAAAGAAGCAAGCTTCAGTTTGCCGGAAGAGCTGAGGCTTATATGGGAAATTGGCGTGAAGCAAAGGAAAATTATAGAAAAGTTTTGGGGATTGATCCAATGAATGAAGAAGCCAAACTTTTTTTTACTATGCTGGAGGTAGAGAAGGCTATTGTAAAAATGGGAGGATTTGTACTTTTACTTGCTGTTTCGCTATATTTGAGGTTTAGTGATGGAAGAATACTGAAATATTTTTCTATTATTCCTGTTTTAGCGTATTTGACGTTTGTTATAGTATACATAAAAAAGAAGAGAACATTATTTTAG
- a CDS encoding tetratricopeptide repeat protein, producing MITLGNGINLEAYEIRKQVQHFIDLRRYEKAKAIASDLISKYPDFAFAYYDMALCEYYLGRIDNAIELCQKSLELGMAPLTVYTAMMLYHNHKGDYKSVEFYYNNINKMGAIKADVRAMYGYSLWKRGRKKEGRNMIEEAFSEDSTNPAILYYILCTAKRGGKDKKRLRELINIYMNTGASEKDILMFAGRVEAHLGNWREAKKNFEKVLSIDPADLKADAFLAWTDMNKHLVKFGVYMFLAAAIAFFGYEEKIFKFLSVFLIFLYFMIVIIICKYRRDMF from the coding sequence GTGATAACATTGGGGAATGGAATAAACTTGGAAGCCTATGAAATCAGGAAGCAGGTACAGCATTTTATTGACCTTAGGCGTTATGAAAAGGCTAAGGCAATAGCATCGGATTTAATATCAAAATATCCTGATTTTGCTTTTGCTTATTATGATATGGCATTATGTGAATATTACTTGGGCAGAATTGACAATGCAATTGAATTGTGCCAAAAATCCCTGGAACTTGGTATGGCGCCATTAACGGTATATACGGCGATGATGCTTTATCACAATCATAAAGGTGATTATAAAAGTGTTGAGTTTTATTACAACAATATAAATAAAATGGGTGCAATCAAAGCAGATGTACGGGCTATGTATGGATATTCATTGTGGAAAAGAGGAAGGAAAAAAGAAGGCAGAAATATGATAGAAGAGGCCTTTAGTGAAGACAGTACAAATCCTGCCATACTTTATTATATATTGTGCACTGCTAAAAGAGGCGGTAAAGATAAAAAACGATTGAGAGAATTAATAAATATATATATGAATACAGGTGCTTCCGAAAAAGATATATTGATGTTTGCCGGCAGAGTTGAGGCGCATCTGGGAAATTGGCGTGAAGCAAAGAAAAATTTTGAAAAAGTTTTGAGTATTGATCCAGCGGACTTGAAAGCTGATGCTTTTTTAGCTTGGACAGATATGAATAAACATCTGGTAAAGTTTGGCGTATATATGTTTCTAGCTGCTGCTATAGCATTTTTTGGCTATGAGGAAAAAATATTCAAGTTTTTATCCGTTTTTTTAATATTTCTGTATTTTATGATTGTTATAATAATATGCAAATACAGAAGGGATATGTTTTAG
- a CDS encoding AAA family ATPase, with protein MDKIELINKMIKANPKDANAWYLLGLEHSQNNNISEALKAFSEALKYCDDSIKNEIITALSSLSESSCLNKDSMPVDDGENSIYLNNFDSIENGENNKDNQTSGELDFEENEDESKLIPLRVIEGKRRGNVPLDEDTDKSVTFSDVGGLDELKETIRMKIIKPFSSPGLFEKFKKKSGGGILLYGPPGCGKTFIAKATAGECKANFIPVHITDILDPYFGVSSQNIRDIFIKARAKKPCVLFFDEIDTIGFNRAKLSSENMRPIIDQFLVELEGIDSSNEKILIIGATNMPWDVDPALRRPGRFDKLIFVMPPDVYARKEIFALKLKGRPIEDIDYMTLAKRTELYSGADIENVVEHAVENVIGSIMKTGIERKINMDDLIFAIEKTKPSTLDWLRTMETYIKYGSNSGMFRDVEMFLKKYRAYLDR; from the coding sequence ATGGATAAGATTGAACTGATAAATAAAATGATAAAAGCAAATCCAAAGGACGCTAATGCATGGTATTTGCTTGGTCTCGAACATTCCCAGAACAACAATATCAGTGAAGCATTGAAAGCCTTTTCGGAAGCATTAAAATATTGTGATGACAGCATTAAGAACGAGATAATTACAGCTCTCAGCAGTTTATCAGAGTCGTCTTGCCTTAATAAAGATTCAATGCCTGTGGATGACGGCGAAAATTCAATATATTTAAATAATTTTGACAGTATAGAAAACGGAGAAAACAATAAAGATAATCAAACTTCAGGAGAGTTGGATTTTGAAGAGAATGAAGATGAAAGTAAGCTTATTCCCCTTAGAGTTATAGAGGGAAAGCGGAGAGGAAATGTTCCGTTGGATGAAGACACGGATAAAAGTGTCACTTTTTCCGATGTCGGAGGACTGGATGAGCTTAAGGAAACTATAAGAATGAAAATTATAAAGCCTTTTTCTTCTCCCGGACTGTTTGAAAAATTCAAGAAGAAATCCGGAGGGGGAATTCTTCTCTATGGACCTCCCGGGTGTGGCAAAACCTTTATTGCAAAGGCAACTGCCGGTGAGTGCAAGGCAAATTTTATTCCTGTACATATAACAGATATACTTGACCCGTATTTTGGAGTAAGTTCTCAAAATATTAGAGACATATTTATCAAGGCAAGGGCAAAGAAGCCCTGTGTGCTGTTTTTTGACGAGATAGATACAATAGGTTTTAACCGTGCTAAACTGTCTAGTGAGAATATGAGGCCTATTATTGATCAATTTCTTGTAGAACTGGAAGGCATAGATAGCAGTAACGAAAAAATACTTATTATTGGTGCCACAAATATGCCCTGGGACGTTGATCCTGCTTTGAGAAGGCCGGGACGTTTTGACAAGCTTATTTTTGTCATGCCGCCCGATGTGTATGCCAGAAAAGAGATATTTGCTTTAAAACTTAAGGGAAGACCCATTGAAGACATAGATTATATGACTCTTGCAAAGAGAACAGAATTATATTCCGGTGCGGATATTGAAAATGTAGTTGAGCATGCAGTTGAAAATGTAATTGGCTCAATTATGAAGACGGGGATTGAAAGAAAAATAAACATGGATGATTTGATTTTTGCCATCGAAAAGACAAAACCTTCAACCCTCGATTGGTTGAGAACAATGGAAACATATATAAAGTATGGAAGTAACAGCGGTATGTTTAGAGATGTGGAAATGTTTCTTAAAAAATACAGAGCATATCTTGACAGGTGA